From Streptomyces sp. CMB-StM0423, a single genomic window includes:
- a CDS encoding winged helix-turn-helix transcriptional regulator, whose product MSETLPAVPVHTSPFLADCRARVGIDVLAHAWNGIVIFALSEGPRRPAEMRKAIGGISPKVLNQTLRRLEGYGLVEHRRYAEAPPRVEYRLTDSGQSLLGPLWALAAWSREHGDGVLVAQERAERRQRGQGGVSADRAVLGAEQCGGQRG is encoded by the coding sequence ATGAGCGAGACGCTGCCGGCCGTCCCGGTGCACACCAGCCCCTTTCTCGCGGACTGCCGCGCCCGCGTGGGCATCGACGTGCTCGCGCACGCCTGGAACGGCATCGTGATCTTCGCGCTGAGCGAGGGGCCGCGGCGCCCCGCCGAGATGCGGAAGGCGATCGGGGGCATCAGCCCGAAGGTCCTCAACCAGACGCTGCGGCGGCTGGAGGGCTACGGGCTGGTGGAGCACCGCCGCTACGCCGAGGCTCCGCCGCGCGTCGAGTACCGGCTCACGGACAGCGGGCAGTCGCTGCTCGGGCCGCTGTGGGCGCTCGCCGCGTGGTCGCGGGAGCACGGCGACGGGGTGCTGGTGGCGCAGGAGCGGGCCGAGCGGCGTCAGCGCGGACAGGGCGGCGTCAGCGCGGACAGGGCAGTACTCGGCGCGGAACAGTGCGGCGGTCAGCGCGGATAG
- a CDS encoding RidA family protein — protein MTRALRNPPQLHDPTGYGCSHVATAPGRPVCIAGQYASDETGAVVSADFAAQVERSSASLGTYVVGHDRERPETVLAALHRVWGDSLPAQTLVGVASRRCRRCSSRSTRWPYGPRAAGSAAPGAPAGPR, from the coding sequence ATGACCCGCGCGCTCCGCAACCCCCCGCAGCTCCACGACCCCACCGGATACGGCTGCAGCCACGTCGCCACCGCCCCCGGCCGGCCGGTCTGCATCGCCGGCCAGTACGCCTCGGACGAGACCGGAGCCGTCGTCTCCGCCGACTTCGCCGCCCAGGTCGAGCGGTCCTCCGCCAGCCTCGGCACGTACGTCGTCGGCCACGACCGCGAGCGGCCGGAGACCGTCCTCGCCGCGCTGCACCGGGTGTGGGGCGACTCACTGCCCGCGCAGACACTCGTCGGGGTGGCGTCGCGGCGCTGCCGGAGATGCTCTTCGAGGTCGACGCGGTGGCCGTACGGGCCACGGGCCGCGGGGTCCGCCGCCCCCGGGGCACCCGCCGGTCCCCGCTGA
- a CDS encoding D-alanyl-D-alanine carboxypeptidase: MEGDLAPGRAREAAGSGSGAADDAPDSGSDTGSGLGSGSPADAPDRSGASPAAGSRGKDSATASFRLVAEADAAKVSGDDRLRAAVAAWVTKTGDDEPGDAVALAGDVEDVSVADEPADAVPDTADGDGDPADTPPVGKLAGPPGSTFVPLKTDADLPPKPAAPPPPPAAPPAVPATPATPPAPPAAPPAVPATPPAPPTAPPAVPAPAAAPDSAPPEPAAGPDSPPGWERTQQQPLPPYEEKRPLDLLAELTNTPPPPETLTRTLVRRVKIWTPLVILLAIVLGVVQMLRPLPAPALTLTAASGYSFEGGTPEMPWPSEGQASIDVAGLGSLGSYGKQKSVPIGSVAKVMTAYIILRDHPMKPGGKGASIPVDDTAVDEAALSSEGETTVELDPDSKLSQKEALQALLIASANNVARLLARWHSDGDMQAFVDEMNRTAEELGMDGTTYSDPSGLKESTVSTAEDQVILGKAAMKDPLFKQIVAMPVYTDSRGDDHDNSNKMVPLHGIGIKVGSTTKAGGNFLFATEKKVAGEEQLIVGAVLGQYAVPQLPTAMEFGRQLMAEGEKALTDMTVVKKGDVVGEVDDGLGGTTPVVATEDVVAPGWGGLKVGLELGPGRTGEVPHEGAKGDPVGVLTMGSGQGEVRVPVALAEDMAEPGVGAKLSRLG; encoded by the coding sequence GTGGAGGGCGACCTCGCCCCCGGGCGTGCCCGGGAGGCCGCGGGCTCCGGCTCCGGTGCCGCCGACGACGCTCCGGACTCCGGTTCGGACACCGGCTCCGGCCTCGGTTCCGGGTCCCCCGCTGATGCTCCGGACCGCTCCGGCGCCTCCCCGGCGGCGGGTTCCCGCGGCAAGGACTCCGCCACCGCCAGCTTCCGGCTCGTCGCCGAGGCCGACGCCGCCAAGGTCAGCGGCGACGACCGGCTGCGGGCCGCCGTCGCCGCCTGGGTGACGAAGACCGGCGACGACGAGCCCGGCGATGCCGTCGCCCTGGCCGGTGACGTCGAAGACGTGTCCGTGGCCGACGAGCCCGCCGACGCCGTGCCCGACACGGCCGACGGCGACGGCGACCCCGCCGACACCCCGCCCGTCGGGAAGCTCGCCGGGCCACCCGGCAGCACCTTCGTGCCGCTCAAGACCGACGCCGACCTGCCCCCCAAGCCCGCCGCTCCGCCGCCGCCCCCCGCCGCACCTCCGGCGGTCCCCGCGACGCCCGCGACGCCCCCGGCGCCCCCCGCCGCACCTCCGGCGGTCCCCGCGACGCCCCCGGCGCCCCCCACCGCGCCCCCGGCGGTCCCCGCGCCCGCGGCGGCACCCGACTCCGCGCCGCCCGAGCCCGCCGCCGGGCCCGACTCGCCGCCCGGCTGGGAGCGGACGCAGCAGCAGCCCCTCCCGCCGTACGAGGAGAAGCGGCCGCTCGACCTGCTCGCCGAGCTGACCAACACCCCGCCGCCGCCCGAGACCCTCACCCGTACGCTCGTACGGCGGGTGAAGATCTGGACGCCGCTGGTCATCCTGCTCGCGATCGTCCTCGGCGTGGTCCAGATGCTCCGCCCGCTGCCCGCCCCCGCACTCACCCTCACCGCCGCCTCCGGCTACTCCTTCGAGGGCGGCACCCCCGAGATGCCGTGGCCCAGCGAGGGGCAGGCGTCGATAGACGTGGCGGGGCTCGGCAGCCTCGGTTCGTACGGGAAGCAGAAGTCCGTGCCGATCGGCAGCGTCGCCAAGGTCATGACCGCCTACATCATCCTGCGCGACCACCCGATGAAGCCCGGCGGCAAGGGCGCGAGCATCCCCGTCGACGACACCGCCGTCGACGAGGCCGCCCTCAGCTCCGAGGGCGAGACGACCGTCGAGCTGGACCCGGACTCCAAGCTCAGCCAGAAGGAAGCCCTCCAGGCCCTGCTCATCGCCTCCGCCAACAACGTCGCCCGGCTGCTCGCCCGCTGGCACTCGGACGGCGACATGCAGGCGTTCGTGGACGAGATGAACAGGACCGCGGAAGAGCTGGGCATGGACGGCACCACCTACAGCGACCCCAGCGGCCTGAAGGAGTCCACCGTCTCCACGGCCGAGGACCAGGTGATCCTCGGCAAGGCGGCGATGAAGGACCCGCTGTTCAAGCAGATCGTCGCCATGCCCGTCTACACCGACAGCCGCGGCGACGACCACGACAACAGCAACAAGATGGTTCCGCTGCACGGCATCGGCATCAAGGTCGGCTCGACCACCAAGGCCGGCGGCAACTTCCTCTTCGCCACCGAGAAGAAGGTCGCGGGCGAGGAGCAGTTGATCGTCGGCGCGGTCCTCGGGCAGTACGCGGTGCCGCAGCTTCCGACCGCCATGGAGTTCGGCCGGCAGTTGATGGCGGAGGGCGAGAAGGCGCTCACGGACATGACCGTCGTGAAGAAGGGCGACGTCGTCGGCGAGGTCGACGACGGCCTCGGCGGTACGACGCCGGTGGTGGCGACCGAGGACGTCGTGGCGCCGGGCTGGGGCGGGCTGAAGGTGGGCCTGGAACTCGGTCCCGGCCGCACCGGAGAGGTGCCGCACGAGGGTGCGAAGGGTGACCCGGTCGGGGTGCTGACGATGGGCTCCGGCCAGGGGGAAGTGCGGGTGCCGGTGGCGCTGGCGGAGGACATGGCGGAGCCTGGCGTAGGGGCGAAGCTCAGCAGGCTCGGTTAG
- a CDS encoding radical SAM protein yields MDTAATAATAAGRSRTDLIEGLMARFPNVPREAVIKEDLLRGGMAFDDSALSGAGEDGSGEVKPKSYFIFSFDHGTLPELGAAALNRPPEEIVLTGGPYDLRRTVVSVRVNPSSPYRVKPGDDGALGLYLDGVRIADVGLPPMPDYYRHKLANGKSVMEVAPTIQWGYLIYLTVFRVCQYFGAKEECQYCDINHNWRQHKAAGRPYTGVKPVEEVLEALEIIDRYDTAKTSTAYTLTGGAVTSHIGGKDEADFYGQYAKAIEERFPGRWIGKVVAQALPKADVQRFHDYGAQIYHPNFEVWDRRLFELYCPGKERYVGRDEWHRRILDSAEVFGPSNVIPNFVAGVEMAEPFGFTTVDEAIASTREGLDFFMSHGVVPRFTTWCPEPTTPLGKANPEGAPLEYHIRLLETYQDALDTHGLSSPPGYGPPGAGRAVFSVSSFMDSMPLPDDASEAAVPART; encoded by the coding sequence ATGGACACCGCAGCCACCGCAGCCACCGCAGCCGGTCGCAGCCGGACCGACCTCATCGAGGGCCTGATGGCCCGCTTCCCGAACGTGCCCAGAGAGGCCGTGATCAAGGAAGACCTGCTGCGCGGCGGGATGGCCTTCGACGACTCCGCGCTGAGCGGCGCGGGCGAGGACGGCTCCGGCGAGGTGAAGCCGAAGTCGTACTTCATCTTCTCCTTCGACCACGGCACGCTCCCCGAGCTGGGCGCCGCCGCGCTCAACCGCCCGCCGGAGGAGATCGTCCTCACCGGCGGCCCGTACGACCTGCGCCGCACGGTCGTCTCGGTACGGGTCAACCCCTCGTCCCCGTACCGCGTGAAGCCGGGCGACGACGGCGCCCTCGGGCTCTACCTCGACGGCGTGCGCATCGCCGACGTCGGGCTGCCGCCGATGCCGGACTACTACCGGCACAAGCTCGCCAACGGGAAGTCCGTGATGGAGGTGGCGCCCACCATCCAGTGGGGCTACCTGATCTACCTCACGGTCTTCCGGGTCTGCCAGTACTTCGGCGCCAAGGAGGAGTGCCAGTACTGCGACATCAACCACAACTGGCGCCAGCACAAGGCCGCCGGCCGCCCGTACACGGGCGTGAAGCCGGTGGAGGAGGTGCTGGAGGCGCTGGAGATCATCGACCGGTACGACACCGCGAAGACCTCCACCGCGTACACCCTCACCGGCGGCGCCGTGACCTCCCACATCGGCGGCAAGGACGAGGCGGACTTCTACGGCCAGTACGCCAAGGCCATCGAGGAGCGCTTCCCCGGCCGCTGGATCGGCAAGGTCGTCGCCCAGGCGCTGCCGAAGGCCGACGTGCAGCGCTTCCACGACTACGGCGCGCAGATCTACCACCCCAACTTCGAGGTGTGGGACCGGCGGCTGTTCGAGCTGTACTGCCCGGGCAAGGAGCGCTACGTCGGCCGCGACGAGTGGCACCGCCGGATCCTCGACTCCGCGGAGGTCTTCGGGCCTTCCAACGTCATCCCCAACTTCGTCGCGGGCGTGGAGATGGCCGAGCCGTTCGGCTTCACGACGGTCGACGAGGCCATCGCGTCCACGCGCGAGGGGCTGGACTTCTTCATGTCGCACGGGGTCGTGCCGCGGTTCACCACCTGGTGCCCGGAGCCGACGACGCCGCTGGGCAAGGCCAACCCCGAGGGCGCGCCGCTGGAGTACCACATCCGGCTGCTGGAGACGTACCAGGACGCGCTGGACACCCACGGTCTCTCGTCCCCTCCGGGCTACGGGCCGCCGGGGGCGGGGCGCGCGGTGTTCTCGGTCAGCTCCTTCATGGACTCGATGCCGCTGCCCGACGACGCCTCGGAGGCCGCTGTTCCGGCACGGACGTGA
- a CDS encoding GOLPH3/VPS74 family protein, which yields MGRSRRTLPEELLLLALDPATGTTAQPQSLDLGLAGAQLVELALAGRIAPDGDRIAVILPRPTGDPTLDTALELLRRRGSPVRAVNWIGGPRLGLRQTYLAHLERCGMVHAVESHMCGVLPTTRYQATDTAISREIRARLDSAIRTGVPPDPRTAALAALAHAVGLGKHLYPGNEGRSARSRLRDLIRHDPMGGLVAHAVMDVQNGVTAQPRRTSGGGRPAARPPAVAQPAGVPAGSRRAGMIRTAAVR from the coding sequence ATGGGCAGGAGCCGCAGAACACTTCCGGAGGAGCTTCTGCTGCTGGCACTGGACCCGGCCACGGGTACCACTGCGCAGCCGCAGTCGCTCGACCTCGGCCTGGCAGGAGCACAGCTCGTCGAGCTCGCTCTGGCCGGGCGAATAGCCCCGGACGGGGATCGTATCGCCGTGATACTTCCGCGTCCGACCGGGGACCCCACATTGGACACAGCGCTTGAGTTGCTGCGTCGCCGGGGCAGTCCCGTGCGCGCGGTGAACTGGATAGGTGGGCCACGTCTGGGGTTGCGCCAGACGTATCTCGCTCATCTGGAGCGCTGCGGCATGGTGCATGCCGTGGAGAGCCACATGTGCGGGGTACTCCCCACCACTCGGTATCAGGCAACCGACACCGCTATCAGCCGGGAGATACGTGCCCGGCTGGACAGTGCGATCCGCACCGGCGTCCCGCCGGACCCGCGGACCGCGGCGCTTGCCGCGCTGGCCCACGCGGTCGGACTCGGCAAGCATCTCTACCCCGGGAACGAGGGGCGCTCCGCGCGCTCCCGGCTCCGGGATCTGATCAGGCACGACCCGATGGGCGGTCTGGTGGCGCACGCCGTGATGGACGTGCAGAACGGCGTCACCGCTCAGCCGCGGCGCACCTCCGGAGGCGGCCGTCCCGCGGCCCGTCCGCCGGCTGTCGCGCAGCCTGCCGGAGTTCCCGCGGGGTCCCGCCGCGCGGGGATGATCCGGACGGCCGCGGTGCGCTGA
- a CDS encoding ADP-ribosylglycohydrolase family protein yields the protein MTTARRTWGRAEQQDFRSRVRGCLLGGAIGDALGAGIADASLAEIRAGHGPEGAADFAPAYGRRGAVTDDTQMTLFTVDGLIRAQVRRDGGRWHPPTDVHTAYRRWYATQKDWGPDERKAEDGWLAREEWLYSQRGAPRASLRGLADERMGTLQQPRNPEAKDPGAVVRSAPFGLLVGWEPQLVFQLAAECATQTHGHPTGYLAAGAYAVVVHGLARGDAPEEAVSRALEILAGRPGHEETAAALRAALDAREGPEPGPEQVELLGTGESAAEAVALALYCALAATDVRHGLLLAVNHGGASDATGSLCGSLLGAQHGETALPPAWVAEVEGRGTILQLADDFALEMTLGPALHGESAPNEAWLLRYPR from the coding sequence GTGACGACCGCACGCCGCACCTGGGGCCGCGCCGAGCAGCAGGACTTCCGGAGCAGAGTGCGCGGCTGCCTGCTCGGCGGCGCCATAGGCGACGCCCTGGGCGCGGGTATCGCGGATGCCTCCCTGGCGGAGATACGGGCCGGGCACGGACCGGAGGGCGCCGCCGACTTCGCCCCGGCCTACGGCCGCCGCGGCGCGGTCACCGACGACACCCAGATGACCCTCTTCACCGTCGACGGCCTCATCCGCGCCCAGGTGCGCCGCGACGGCGGCCGGTGGCACCCGCCTACCGACGTGCACACCGCGTACCGCCGCTGGTACGCCACGCAGAAGGACTGGGGCCCCGACGAGCGCAAGGCGGAGGACGGCTGGCTCGCCCGCGAGGAGTGGCTGTACTCGCAGCGCGGCGCCCCCCGCGCCAGCCTGCGGGGCCTGGCGGACGAGCGCATGGGCACGCTCCAGCAGCCCCGCAACCCGGAGGCGAAGGACCCGGGGGCCGTGGTGCGCTCCGCGCCGTTCGGGCTGCTGGTGGGCTGGGAGCCGCAGTTGGTCTTCCAGCTCGCCGCCGAGTGCGCCACGCAGACCCACGGCCACCCGACCGGCTATCTGGCGGCGGGCGCGTACGCGGTCGTGGTGCACGGCCTCGCCCGCGGCGACGCGCCGGAGGAGGCGGTGAGCAGGGCGCTGGAGATCCTCGCCGGGCGCCCGGGGCACGAGGAGACCGCGGCGGCCCTGCGCGCCGCGCTCGACGCCCGCGAGGGGCCGGAGCCGGGCCCGGAGCAGGTGGAGCTGCTCGGCACCGGCGAGAGCGCCGCGGAGGCCGTCGCCCTCGCCCTGTACTGCGCGCTGGCCGCCACCGACGTGCGCCACGGCCTGCTCCTCGCCGTCAACCACGGCGGCGCCTCCGACGCCACCGGCTCGCTCTGCGGCAGCCTGCTCGGCGCGCAGCACGGCGAGACGGCGCTGCCGCCGGCGTGGGTGGCGGAGGTCGAGGGCCGCGGCACGATCCTCCAACTGGCCGACGACTTCGCCCTGGAGATGACCCTCGGCCCGGCGCTGCACGGCGAAAGCGCCCCGAACGAGGCGTGGCTGCTGCGCTATCCGCGCTGA
- a CDS encoding winged helix DNA-binding domain-containing protein, translating into MGTRTMTWAQASARRLARSGLAGVATPEGAGDSAVAVGGAPAVAGSAGSRPARSGSPAGGPARGARTGAASAGDVPPGTPAAVLRALCGAQAQVLSAAELSVGMRLADATRADVRRALWEDRTVVKTFGPRGTIHLLPAADLPLWTGALGALPTGSGNGGGTLGLLTPDQADAVVAAAADALADAELTVDELTDALAERAGSWAADPVMEAFQTKWPRWRAATALAAHRGALCFGPNRGRKVTYTSPQRWLPGFAPAPPEEALSALVRRYLYAYGPATPQDFARWLAAPAGWARDLFAARAKAAEIEPVELAGVPSWVVAGDAATPAEEPRGVRLLPYFDAYAIACRPRELLFPGRAYERALAGGQAGNFPVLLIDGQAAGVWHQRRSGRRITVTVEPLDRLPARHGRALEGEVERLARIMEGRAELTVGRTEVGPHA; encoded by the coding sequence ATGGGTACGCGGACGATGACGTGGGCGCAGGCCAGCGCGCGCCGGCTGGCGCGCAGCGGGCTGGCGGGGGTGGCGACGCCGGAGGGCGCGGGGGACTCCGCGGTGGCGGTCGGCGGCGCCCCGGCGGTCGCCGGCTCCGCGGGCAGCCGTCCCGCGCGCTCCGGCTCCCCGGCAGGCGGCCCGGCGCGCGGTGCTCGTACGGGCGCCGCCTCCGCCGGCGACGTACCCCCCGGCACCCCCGCCGCCGTCCTCCGCGCCCTCTGCGGGGCCCAGGCCCAGGTGCTCTCCGCCGCCGAACTCTCCGTCGGCATGCGCCTCGCCGACGCCACCCGCGCCGACGTACGCCGCGCGCTGTGGGAGGACCGCACCGTGGTCAAGACCTTCGGCCCCCGCGGCACCATCCACCTCCTCCCCGCCGCCGACCTGCCCCTGTGGACCGGCGCGCTCGGCGCGCTCCCCACCGGCTCCGGCAACGGCGGCGGCACCCTCGGGCTGCTCACCCCCGACCAGGCCGACGCCGTCGTCGCCGCCGCGGCCGACGCCCTCGCCGACGCGGAGCTGACCGTCGACGAGCTCACCGACGCCCTCGCGGAGCGGGCCGGGTCGTGGGCGGCGGACCCGGTGATGGAGGCGTTCCAGACGAAGTGGCCGCGCTGGCGGGCCGCCACCGCGCTGGCCGCGCACCGCGGCGCGCTGTGCTTCGGGCCGAACCGCGGCCGGAAGGTCACGTACACGAGCCCGCAGCGCTGGCTGCCGGGCTTCGCCCCCGCGCCCCCGGAGGAGGCGCTGAGCGCGCTCGTACGCCGCTATCTGTACGCCTACGGCCCCGCCACCCCGCAGGACTTCGCCCGCTGGCTCGCCGCCCCCGCGGGCTGGGCCAGGGACCTCTTCGCGGCGCGGGCGAAGGCGGCCGAGATCGAGCCGGTGGAGCTGGCGGGGGTGCCGTCGTGGGTGGTGGCGGGCGACGCGGCGACGCCGGCGGAGGAGCCGCGCGGGGTACGGCTGCTGCCGTACTTCGACGCGTACGCGATCGCCTGCCGCCCCCGCGAACTCCTCTTCCCCGGGCGGGCCTACGAGCGCGCCCTCGCCGGCGGCCAGGCGGGCAACTTCCCGGTGCTGCTGATCGACGGCCAGGCCGCGGGCGTCTGGCACCAGCGCCGCTCGGGCCGCCGGATCACGGTCACGGTCGAACCCCTCGACCGCCTCCCGGCCCGGCACGGCCGGGCGCTGGAGGGGGAGGTGGAACGGCTGGCCCGGATCATGGAGGGCCGGGCGGAGCTGACGGTGGGCCGGACAGAAGTGGGCCCCCACGCGTAG
- a CDS encoding DUF397 domain-containing protein produces MAIELGATGAWTKSTHSAGNGECIEVRSTAPGLVSVRDSKVPDGPVLDFTPESWAAFVAEAAGGAFRTA; encoded by the coding sequence ATGGCAATCGAACTCGGCGCCACCGGCGCCTGGACCAAATCGACCCACTCCGCGGGCAACGGCGAGTGCATCGAGGTGCGTTCGACCGCTCCCGGGCTGGTCTCGGTGCGCGACTCGAAGGTCCCGGACGGGCCGGTCCTGGACTTCACCCCCGAATCCTGGGCCGCATTCGTGGCCGAGGCGGCCGGCGGCGCTTTCCGTACGGCCTGA
- a CDS encoding RrF2 family transcriptional regulator, translated as MTEGVEWALHSCLNPAWAGPGRPVTAARLAAYHELPAPYLNKQLQALVRAGIVISTSGPRGGFRLARPLARIRLMDVVAAVEGPDEAFRCTEIRQQGPGGGAPASYRLPCAFAHAMARAEPAWRREPAGQTLEDVREQAQAPAARERLRRWLANG; from the coding sequence ATGACCGAGGGCGTCGAGTGGGCGCTGCACAGTTGCCTGAACCCGGCGTGGGCAGGACCCGGCCGCCCGGTGACGGCCGCCCGCCTCGCGGCGTACCACGAACTCCCCGCCCCGTACCTCAACAAGCAGCTCCAGGCCCTCGTCCGGGCCGGCATCGTCATCTCCACCTCCGGGCCGCGCGGCGGCTTCCGCCTCGCCCGGCCGCTCGCGCGGATCAGGCTGATGGACGTCGTCGCCGCCGTCGAGGGCCCCGACGAGGCGTTCCGCTGCACGGAGATCCGGCAGCAGGGGCCCGGGGGCGGGGCGCCCGCGAGCTACCGGCTGCCGTGCGCCTTCGCGCACGCGATGGCCCGCGCCGAGCCGGCGTGGCGCCGGGAGCCGGCCGGGCAGACGCTGGAAGACGTGCGGGAGCAGGCGCAGGCGCCGGCCGCGCGCGAGCGGCTGCGGCGCTGGCTCGCGAACGGCTGA
- the mihF gene encoding integration host factor, actinobacterial type, translating into MGPMKKIPGQRSPVECARALDQALEAQRARTALVRAIKNGEVDCVQALERAARDALAGDMLAKDFLLALPGVGPAQTAKLMAKLGLSDTRRLRSLAPVQRELISAAVRS; encoded by the coding sequence ATGGGGCCGATGAAGAAGATCCCGGGACAGCGCAGTCCGGTGGAGTGTGCGCGCGCCTTGGACCAGGCACTTGAGGCCCAGCGAGCCCGGACCGCGCTGGTCCGGGCGATCAAGAACGGGGAGGTCGACTGCGTCCAGGCGCTGGAGCGCGCGGCGCGGGACGCCCTGGCCGGGGACATGCTGGCGAAGGACTTCCTGCTGGCGCTGCCGGGGGTGGGTCCCGCGCAGACGGCGAAGCTGATGGCGAAGCTGGGCCTGTCGGACACCCGCAGGCTCCGCAGCCTGGCCCCGGTGCAGCGGGAGCTGATCAGCGCGGCGGTACGGAGCTGA
- a CDS encoding NADPH-dependent F420 reductase, with amino-acid sequence MRIGVLGTGAMAGALAGSWARAGHEVLVGGRSAAKAAELAERAGGRAGSLREAAGFGTVALLAVPYAALGDALRQAGAGEGVLRGRTVVDCTNALDTATMEPDPDLLAGGPSAARRIAGLAEGAHVVKGFNLAPAEVWRRSAPGPGEARVTVPLCGDDEDALTVVRTLVRDAGGEPADGGGLERAGLLEAAAAFAAGVWSQGRQPGAVFGPVPGPVSSPVASPAAG; translated from the coding sequence ATGCGTATCGGAGTACTGGGCACCGGGGCCATGGCGGGCGCGCTGGCCGGCTCGTGGGCGCGCGCGGGGCACGAGGTGCTGGTCGGCGGGCGGAGCGCGGCGAAGGCGGCGGAGCTCGCGGAGCGGGCCGGCGGCCGGGCCGGAAGCCTGCGTGAGGCGGCCGGGTTCGGGACGGTCGCGCTGCTGGCCGTGCCGTACGCGGCGCTGGGCGACGCGCTGCGGCAGGCGGGCGCGGGGGAGGGGGTGCTGCGCGGACGTACCGTCGTCGACTGCACCAACGCCCTCGACACGGCGACCATGGAGCCCGACCCGGACCTGCTGGCCGGGGGTCCCAGCGCCGCCCGGCGGATCGCCGGCCTCGCCGAAGGGGCCCATGTCGTCAAGGGCTTCAACCTCGCCCCCGCCGAGGTCTGGCGGCGCAGCGCGCCCGGGCCCGGGGAGGCGCGGGTCACCGTGCCGCTGTGCGGGGACGACGAGGACGCGCTGACGGTGGTGCGGACCCTCGTACGGGACGCGGGGGGCGAGCCGGCGGACGGCGGGGGGCTGGAGCGGGCCGGGCTGCTGGAGGCGGCGGCGGCCTTCGCGGCGGGGGTGTGGAGCCAGGGCCGGCAGCCCGGCGCGGTCTTCGGCCCGGTGCCAGGCCCGGTGTCAAGTCCGGTGGCAAGCCCGGCGGCCGGCTAG
- a CDS encoding helix-turn-helix domain-containing protein: MASNVNPTVRRRRLGQELRRLREQKNMTAEQVADRLLVSQSKISRLENGRRSISQRDVRDLCGVYEVEDERIVNSLMQMARESRQQGWWNAFGDVPYSVYIGLETAAASLRIYQSLVVPGLLQTRAYAEAVIAGSSPEVTEADVDKRVNVRMRRQDRIRGTEQPLRLWAVFDEAALQRVVGGPHIMREQLEHLIEVSQLPHVTVQVLPFETGAHPGVTGQYAILEFPEESDSSVIYLEGVTSDLYLEKSDDVHNYSLMYEHLRAQALNPEQTRKFIADTAKKYAR, from the coding sequence TTGGCGTCCAACGTCAACCCCACGGTCAGGCGGCGCCGCCTCGGCCAGGAGCTGCGCAGGCTGCGCGAGCAGAAGAACATGACCGCGGAACAGGTCGCCGACCGGCTGCTGGTCTCGCAGTCCAAGATCAGCCGGCTGGAGAACGGCCGGCGCAGCATCAGCCAGCGCGACGTCCGCGACCTGTGCGGCGTGTACGAGGTGGAGGACGAGCGGATCGTCAACTCCCTGATGCAGATGGCGCGGGAATCCCGCCAGCAGGGCTGGTGGAACGCCTTCGGGGACGTGCCGTACAGCGTCTACATCGGCCTGGAGACCGCCGCCGCCTCGCTGCGCATCTATCAGTCGCTCGTCGTGCCGGGACTGCTGCAAACGCGCGCGTACGCGGAGGCCGTCATCGCCGGCAGTTCGCCGGAGGTGACCGAAGCGGACGTCGACAAGCGGGTGAACGTGCGGATGCGGCGGCAGGACCGGATAAGGGGTACGGAGCAGCCGCTGCGGCTCTGGGCGGTGTTCGACGAGGCCGCGCTCCAGCGGGTGGTGGGCGGCCCGCACATCATGCGCGAGCAGTTGGAGCACCTGATCGAGGTGTCGCAGTTGCCGCACGTCACGGTGCAGGTGCTGCCGTTCGAGACGGGCGCGCACCCGGGGGTCACGGGGCAGTACGCGATTCTGGAGTTCCCCGAGGAGTCCGACTCCAGCGTGATCTATCTGGAGGGCGTCACCAGCGATCTCTACCTGGAGAAGAGCGACGACGTCCACAACTACAGCTTGATGTACGAGCATTTGCGGGCGCAGGCGCTCAATCCAGAACAGACCCGGAAATTCATCGCGGATACGGCTAAGAAGTACGCCCGCTGA